In the Pseudonocardia sediminis genome, CGGGGTCACGATCACTCGGGCCGACCTGCGCGATCCCGACCAGGTCCTCAGCGCCGACGGGGTCCGCGGGCTCCTGGACTTCGAGGCCCCGGTGGCCGTGCTCGCGGTGGCGGCACTGCACTACGTGGCCCCCGACGACGACCTGCCCGCGGTCGTCGGCCGGTACCGGGAGGTGATGGCCCCCGGCAGCGCGCTGGTGATCTCGCACGGCAGCGACGACGTCGCCGACCCCGCCGCGGCCGCCCACATGCGTGAGCTCGCCGAGGTCATGGCCACCAGCGCCACCCCGGCCTACCTGCGCAGCCGCGCCCGGCTCCACGAGGCGCTGGCCGGGTTCGACCTCGTCGACCCCGGCCTGGTCGACATCCGCCGCTGGCGCACCCACTCCGAGCTCCCGGACACCGCCGTCTACGGCGCGGTGGGACTCGTATCGGCCCGCCGTCGACGGTGACGCCGTGCCGGATCGCTCTGCTGACCGACCGGTTCCGGGCCGCGCTCGCGTTCCGTATGCCCGCGGCCGAGCCGGGTGCTCAGTCCTTGACGGCCACCAGCACGACGTAGAACAGCTCGGTGCCGGCCATGCTGAGGCGGTGGCGGAAGTGGCGGCGGATCAGTACGCGGGTGGCGGTCCGCCGGGCCAGCATCGTCTCGACGTCGGCGAGGTCACTGCGTCCGTCGACGTCGGAGACCGTCAGCGCGAGGTGGGA is a window encoding:
- a CDS encoding SAM-dependent methyltransferase; translation: MTDEHPGIDLSRPNAARIYDYMLGGSHNFAVDRAAGEAMLARFPDAALAGHANRAFLGRAVELCCELGISQFLDLGSGIPTAGNVHDIARRHLPDARVAYVDIEPVAVAHSRAVLADQVGVTITRADLRDPDQVLSADGVRGLLDFEAPVAVLAVAALHYVAPDDDLPAVVGRYREVMAPGSALVISHGSDDVADPAAAAHMRELAEVMATSATPAYLRSRARLHEALAGFDLVDPGLVDIRRWRTHSELPDTAVYGAVGLVSARRRR